TATCCCCCAGGGTACCTTCACCGATGACCAGACACCGGGGAGCCTGCGGCTAAGTGCCCAGGGGCTGCCCCCCGGCATCAGTCTGTCGGGCTATACCCTGTCAGGCGTGGCGTCCACCACCGTGGGCAGTCCGTTCCGGGTGATCCTGACGGCCACCGATCCGGGTACCCTGAGTGTGAGCACGAGCTTTGACTTGGCGGTGGCCCCGGCTCCCGTTGAGCCGCCCCAGCCCAGCCAGCCCTTCGCCATCACGGCCGTAAGCCTGCTGAGCTGTACGCCGATCGCT
This genomic stretch from Spirosoma agri harbors:
- a CDS encoding putative Ig domain-containing protein — encoded protein: IPQGTFTDDQTPGSLRLSAQGLPPGISLSGYTLSGVASTTVGSPFRVILTATDPGTLSVSTSFDLAVAPAPVEPPQPSQPFAITAVSLLSCTPIADRININFSPRYVGLTGQPIAFRIENELAATNEPGPYSLTLYRDNPVITLKATQTGSVSEASFAYNWLAACATQGQD